Proteins encoded by one window of Branchiostoma floridae strain S238N-H82 chromosome 6, Bfl_VNyyK, whole genome shotgun sequence:
- the LOC118418314 gene encoding 2-iminobutanoate/2-iminopropanoate deaminase-like gives MAGVVRRIISTAKAPAAIGPYSQAVVVGDTMYISGQIGMDPASGNLVSGGVVPEAEQALKNMGSILEAANIDYSHVVKATVLLADINDFAAVNEVYKKYFPANPPARAAFQVAALPKNGRVEIEAIAIANHIVDRS, from the coding sequence ATGGCAGGAGTGGTTAGAAGGATCATCAGCACAGCGAAGGCCCCAGCCGCCATCGGGCCGTACAGCCAGGCTGTGGTGGTCGGGGACACCATGTATATCTCCGGGCAAATCGGCATGGACCCCGCGTCGGGCAACCTCGTATCGGGAGGGGTGGTTCCCGAGGCTGAGCAAGCACTGAAGAACATGGGTTCGATTCTCGAAGCCGCCAACATCGACTACAGCCACGTGGTGAAGGCGACCGTCCTGCTGGCGGACATCAACGACTTCGCTGCCGTCAACGAGGTGTACAAGAAGTACTTCCCGGCCAACCCGCCCGCACGGGCCGCCTTCCAGGTCGCCGCCTTGCCGAAGAACGGACGTGTGGAGATAGAGGCCATCGCCATCGCTAACCATATAGTGGATCGTTCTTGA
- the LOC118418313 gene encoding 2-iminobutanoate/2-iminopropanoate deaminase-like — translation MAGVVRKIIAGRNPAIPLSQAVIVGDTMYISGQLGLDPSTPGKFVPGGVVPEAEQALKNMGSILKAANIDYSHVVKATVLLADINDFAAVNEVYKKYFPANPPARAAFQVAALPLGGRVEIEAIAIVSAIVDRPASKL, via the coding sequence ATGGCAGGAGTCGTCAGAAAGATCATTGCCGGTAGAAATCCTGCGATTCCGCTCAGCCAAGCTGTCATAGTCGGGGACACCATGTACATATCGGGGCAGCTTGGACTAGACCCAAGCACACCGGGCAAGTTCGTACCAGGAGGGGTCGTCCCAGAGGCGGAGCAGGCACTGAAGAACATGGGCTCGATTCTCAAAGCCGCCAACATCGACTACAGCCACGTGGTGAAGGCGACCGTCCTGCTGGCGGACATCAACGACTTCGCTGCCGTCAACGAGGTGTACAAGAAGTACTTCCCGGCCAACCCGCCCGCACGTGCCGCCTTCCAGGTCGCCGCCCTGCCGCTAGGTGGGCGGGTGGAGATAGAGGCCATCGCCATCGTTAGTGCCATAGTGGACCGCCCAGCTTCTAAACTGTAA